The Nocardia vinacea genome contains the following window.
CACTGACGCAACTCTTTCGCGGTGACCGCTTCGATCATCTCCGCATGCCCGGCCACTGATCTCGCTCGGAACGACGGCGACAACAACCGCTTCATCCGACGATGCTCGTCCCCGTCCCGAAGGCCGAGGGCGGCGCGGCCGAGGATGAGGCCGAGCCCTGCGACGGCGTTGAACTCACCGGCGCGGAAGACCGCGGGATCGCCGGTGAGCATCTGCTCGATGGCGGATGGCTCGGAGACGAGGACGATTGTCCCGAATGGGGCGATCCGCAGAGTGAAGCAGCCACCGTAGCGGCGCCGGCAGGCATCGAGAAAGGGCTGCCGGCGTCGCCAGGCCAGCATGGTCTGCACGGCCGGCGGCAGCTGCGGGCCCGGTGGAAGCCCGGTTGCGGCGGGCGCGGCGTCGGCGGGCTGAGAAGTCATCGTCACACTCCGATGTCGGGCGACCTGGTGAGCAGTCGCATCTGCAGCACACGATGACTCGGCCGATTGTTCATGTGCCAGATCAATTCCTGCTCATTGTGGGCGGCCAGCTAGCCTGGAGGTGTGTCCCGTATCGCGGACCGGATACAGCAGGTCCGGAGGCAGCGGTTCGTCGGCCGGACTGCCGAGACGGCGTTTTTCCGTGCCGCACTGACCACCGAAAGTCCCTTGTTCTCAGCTGTTTTTGTCCACGGAGAGGGCGGTGTGGGAAAGACTGCGCTGTTGCGCGTGTGGGGAGAGATCGCCGAGGCGGCGGGAGCCGTCGCCGTTCGAGTGGATGCCCGAAGCGTGGAGCCGTCGCCCGTGGCATTACTGGCCGTACTTGCCGCGTCGCTGGGGCTCGAGCAGGGGTGTTCGCCGATCGATGCGTTGGCGCGCGGGCCGCGGCATGTCCTGTTACTTGACCCCTACGACTCGCTGGCGCCGATCGACGAATGGATCCGTGAACGGTTCCTGCCGGAACTGCCCGGTACCGCACTGGTCGTCATTGCGAGCCGAAATCCGCCGTCACCGGAATGGATCTCCGATCCTGGATGGCGGGAATCCCTCCGATCGGTCCCGCTGCGAAATCTGCCGCCGGAGGACGCGCGATCGTATCTGCGCGTCGAGAAGGTTCCCGAACCCCTGCACGACCAGGTACTAGCGGCCACACATGGGCATCCGCTGGCGTTGTCCCTGCTGGTAGACGTGATACGGCAGCACGACCGGGATCACCGAACGATCGCCGAGGTCGACCTGCGTGACACACCCGACGTGGTGCGGGTTCTGATGGAGCGCATCATCGCGGCTGTTCCGAGCCCGCGGCACCGGAGGGCACTGGAGGTCTGCGCCCACACGAGAGTCACCACCGAAGAGACCCTGCGCGCGGTCCTCGGTGGTGACGATGCCGGTGAGCTTTTCGGCTGGCTGCGCAGGTTGTCTTTCGTCGAGGAGGGTGAGACAGGGGTGTTCCCGCACGAGCTGGCCCGCGACGTCATCGACGCGGACCTGCAGTGGCGTGATCGGGCGAGCTACACGGCCATGCACCGCAGGGTGCGCCGTCATGTTCTCGGGCACCTGAAGCACGATGCCGGAAGGGTGCAGCAGCAGGCGGTCGCAGATCTGGTTTTTCTGCAGCGGGTTCATCCGCCCATCCGCGCCTTCATGGACTGGTCGAGCCTCGGCTGGCATTATCCGGACACACTGGTACCGGGTGATCGCGAGGCTCTGCTGGACATGACGCGGCGGTGGCAAGGGTCGGAATCCGCCGAGCTGGTGGCGTATTGGCTGGACCGCCAGCCGCATGCCTTCGTTATCGTTCGCGGCCACAGCGGTCCACCCCTCGGGTTCGGGGCCCGGCTGCGCCTGCACGAGGCCACCGCAGCGGACCTGTCCGCCGACCCCGGTGCGAACGCGATGTGGGAGTACGCCCAGCGGCACGGTCCGCCCCAGCCGGGTGAGGAGGTTCTCGCGAGCCGCTTCTTCATGGATCGCGATCTCTACCAACAGCCTTCACCGTCGTTCACCGTCATCACCATCGGCTACATGCAACGCAGTTTGGCCAACCCCCATGTGCGGTGGGATTTTCTCGGCGGTTACGAGAGCGTGGATCCGTTGTCGCCACTGTTTTCCTATGTCGACTATCACCGTGCGCCGGAAGCCGACTACCGAGTGGGCGACCGGCACTACCAGGTGGTCGCCCGCGACTGCCGGCACGGCTTGGAAGCGTGGCTCGATCTGCTGGCCGAACGAGAGGTCAGCGGCTACGACCCGTCGACATCGCCGGTGGCCCATCCCGTTCCGGCAATCACGTGGTCGCGGCCGGAATTCCGCGAGGCGGTGCGTCAAGCGCTTCGTGACCTGCACCGGATCGACAAGCTGGCGCAGAATCCACTGCTTCGAACCCGGCAGGTGCAGAATCAGAGCGGCGCCACATCCGCCGCAACCGCATTGGCCGGGATCGTTCGCCAGGCGGCGGAGACGCTCCGCGAAGATCCGCGCGACGCCAAGCTGTTTCGGGCGATAGACCGAACGTACCTGCGACCGGCAGTCACACAGGAGCGGGCCGCCGAGGTACTGGGTCTGCCGTTCAGCACCTACCGGCGGCATCTCACTGCCGGTGTGGCGCGGATCGTCGACCTGCTGTGGCAACGCGAAGTCCACAGGAGCCGGGAGCCAGGGCTACACCTGCGGCACCCGGCTACCCGGTCACCGGGCCGCTGAGCAGACTACGACCGCCCGGCCACCGAACTGACATGGCAACGCACAACCGAGTTTCGCGCCGAATCCGGACCGAGCTGAGCCGTCGCGAACTCTGTCCGGGCCGGTGAACGGACCGCAGCACGACGAATTGGGCCGCGAGGTCAAGCTGTACGGAATAACGGCGTACGGGCTGGCCAAAGGTGTTGCATCGGCTGGTGGTCAAGTTTGCGCGCGGGCGGGTCTGGCTCGCAGTGACCGCCTCCGTCGTGTCGGCGCCGAGAGGAGATCACCGGTTGGATCGCCGGGGATATGCTCGACGGCGGCCCTGCTGTCTCGTGGCGGATACGCGCACGCACGGGCATTCGACGCAACCTCAACCTCGCACCGGGCCGAACCGTTCCGTGCAGCGACAGCGATAGTGTCTGTTTATTCAGCGCTCATTCGCCCATCTGCGGAACAGTGCGCTCAATTCTTCCCGTGAAATGCCCGGCCGAGGTTCGGAAAGTACAGACAACCACTCATGGTAGAAGTCGACCCAATACTCGAAGCGGCTCGGTTCCGTAGCAATGCTTTCCAGCATCTCCTCAAAACACAGCATCATTCTTCTCCAGGCCTCGAAACGGCCATACATGGTAAAGACTGCTTTGATATCGACGGCAGGATTCACATACGATATCCGCGCGATCCATATTGCAGCAGCCCGAGCTCAATTCGCCTCATCCGGCAAACTAACTATCGCACGCTCAAAGAAGAATATTGCGTTCCAGAGTGGATCACTAGGTCCGGCCAGGTCCCCGTCGACGGTCCATACTTCGTTTCGATAGAGCAGCAGGTTGGGTCGACAGACGTCGTTGTGGTTGAAGCGCCCGCTGAGTCGACCGGCATCGCTCCCACCTCACGCGTCGTGGGCTGATGTGAGTCCGGCGCCGTGGCGGCGGATGGAGAACCTGGATCCCTTGCCGACGGCGGCTCGCCGAAGTCTGCGGCATCGCGGTGAACTGTCTGCCCACCGGTGGAGATCTCTGCCATCTCGATTACGGTGCGCTTTTAGATAGCCGGAGCAGTCGGCCCTGTATTCGTACCTGCAGCGCCGCCGGACTCACGGTTGCCACCGTTGTTGCGCTCGGGCATGAGCTTTCGCCGGAAAAAGGCATAGACGAGCGCCTCCTCGAATGCTGCTTGGCGGTTGTCCCCTGTGTCTTCATGCCCGCCCTCGGTGCTTTCGTAGTACCAAACCTCGTAGCCCAGTTCTTCCAGCCGCGCCGCCATCTTCCGGGCGTGGCCGGGATGCACACGGTCATCATTTGTGGAGGTCCGTAGCAGGATCGGTGGGTACTGCCGGTTCAGGACGGCCTCGTGATAGGGGGAAATGATGTGGGCTGCCTCGTCGGGATTGTCGGGGTGCCCGTATTCGGCGGCCCAGGGCGCACCTTGTAGCAGCAGGTGAAAACGCTGCATATCCATCAGCGGAACCTCCGCTACAAGAGCGCCGAACAGGTCGGGATAGCGGGTGAGCATCCCGCCCATCAACAGGCCGCCGTTGCTCGCGCCGATCGCTCCGAGTTGTTCGGGGGTGGTGATGCCTCGTGTGACGAGGTCCATCGCTACCGCGGCGAAGTCCTCGAACACTTTGTAGCGGCTGGCCTTCACGGCGCTGGTATGCCATCGCGGCCCGTACTCACCGCCACCGCGAATGTTGGCCACCACCGAAATTCCGCCGTCCTCCAGCCAGGCCAAACCTTCGGCACCGTCGTAGGCAGGAGTCTGCGAGTCGCTGAACCCACCGTAGCCGTGCACGATGGTCGGACCGACGGCGCCACGGCGACGGGTGACGAAGTACGGAATCCGAGTGCCGTCCGCCGATGTGGCGAAGAACTGCTCGGTGACCACGTCGGTGGCATCGAAGACGGCCGGCTCCTGCTCGACCCCCCGCCCCTCGCCGTCCATTGAGCCAGCCAGCACCATGGGGGGAATAGTGAATCCGCTGACAGACAGCAGGAATTCGTCATCACCCGCCAGCCGGTCGAGGCCGATGACCGACGCCGTCGCCATCTTCGGGACGGCATCAAGGGACCGGCGGGTCCAGCCCACGGGAGTTGGAGTCAGAGCTTCGATCTTGGTCTGAACGTCGGACAGCAGCGTCAGCAGCAGGTGATTCGCCGTCCACCCCCAGTCGTGCAGAACAGTATGCGCATCCGGTTCGAACAGCATCTCGAACTTACGGTCTCCGGCGAGGAAAGCATCGATATCCGCAACCAGCAATGAACCGGCAGGATACTCACGGCCGTTGATATTCCACGGACTTCCCGGCTCCACCATCAACCGATTCTTGACCCACCGCACCTGTGCGTCGGGCGGAACGTCGAGCCGCTGTAGCGAACCGTCGGGCTGCACCAGGTAGTACTCGCGGTTGCCGAAGCCGATGAACCGGATGACGTGGTGCGGACCCATACCGGGCCACTCTCCGTGCGCCACCACGCCGTCGGTGAATTCACCCTCGAGAATTGTTTCGGCCTCGCTCAGCGGTGTTCCGCGACGCCAGCGTTTGGAGAAACGGGGATAGCCGGCCTGGGTAAGGGAATTCGGTCCGAAATCCGTTCCGACACAGACCGTGTTTTCATCTACCCACATGAACCGGTTCAGTGCCAAAGGAAGAGAGAATCCTCCTTCTTCCGGGCTTACGAATCGCTTTGTACGGAGATCGAATTCGTGCACTTCATTACGGTCGCCGCCGCCCTCGGACATGCTGATCAATGCGCGATGCTGCCCGTCACGCAGCACCTTCGCCTCTCCCCACACCCAGTTCTTGCCTTCGGTGTCGGCCAGCGCGTCCAGATCCAGCAGGACCTCCCACGCCGACTCACCATTGCGGTAGTCCGCGGCGGTTATGCGTCGCCATACGCCCTTCGGGTGCTCCTTGTCGCGGCGGAAGTCATAGAGCCAGTCACCATAACGGTCTGGGTGCGCCACGCGGTCCGCGCTGTCGAGCGTGGCAAGAATCCGCTCCCGCAGATCGTGGAATTCCCGGGAGAGCGTGAACTTCTCGATCGTCCACTGGTTGTGCGCGTTGACCCAAGCCTGAGTGTGCGGGCCTTCCTTCTCGAGCCACAAATACCGATCGCCGTGCAACTCGTCTAGCTTGCGTAGCAGTTCGGTGAGCTGTTCGGTTGCTCCGTCGATGCGAGCGAACGCGGTGGCCTTCCGTTCTGCTTCGGCGAGGCGATATCCACGCTGGAATGCGGTCTCTGTCGGCTTCGGTTCGGTCGCGGTCACCGCGATGGGTTCGATGGTCGGTCCGTGTTCGCCGGCGATGTGGTCGGCCATGCGGCGGAGGGCGCCGTGAGCCATGTGTTCGATCGTGGGTTGGTCGAGCGGCATTATCTCCGCCATGCGGTCGGGAGGTATCCCTTGGCTGAAGAGGCCGACGATGATTTTCTTCTGGTCGGTCCCGAGTTGTTTGAGTGCGGCCTGCAGCTGCCATGGGGCTGCCTCGGCCAACGCCGCGGTCTGTGTGGTGAGCCTCTGGTGTGCGGGACTGTCATGCACGAGTGACTCGATCACGCGGTCGGCGGCCTGGTTTGCCAGGTGGATCACTTCATCCCAGCTGGAGGTGAGGTCCTGGACTATTCGGTCGGTCGGATGCTCTGCTTGCAGGTGCCGCAGGATGTTGACTTGGTTGGGAACGAGCCGGCCGAGCGCCGCCTGCATCTGCTGTATGGTGGCATTGGCGAGTACCTCCCGGACATCGGGCTCCGCGGTGCCCTCTGCCAGGGCAGCACAGAGCGCGGCGCGGAACTCTTCGAACCCGGCTGGTGCCCGCTTGATCGGGGGTTCCGTTGCCGCAGGCTGCTCGGGTGATGGTGCTTTGCCCGAATTCGCGTGCGCGGCGTTGTCGACCCCGGGGGCGTTGGCGAAACCCAGCCACGGGTGACCGATACCAGGCTTACCGATCGGCGCATCAGCAGCGTCCCTCGCCTGCTTCCAGTGCAGAGCGAATGTATCCGCGGGGTTGGGCGGGACGCCTGCCGGTGCCGGCCCCGGACGACCGGGCGACTCCGAATTCGCCGCAACCGAAAACGATTGGTTCCACTGTGGGCGATCGCCCAGCCTCCTGTCCCCGCGATGGACATGTGGATCCACCCACCCCGGTCGAGCCGCAGCCGATACATCCTCACCGGGATCCCCGTCGCCACTCCCACTGCCCGTAGCCGATTCGGGACCGGTCGGCGGACTCTCAGGGGCACTCCGCGTCCGGGGTGCAGATCCCTGCTGCTCCGGTGCGGTTGTCTGGGCCGTGCGGTCGATCGCGATTGCTGAGTCAGTCTGCTGAGCTAGGGGCCGCACGTCGCTCCAGGGCGTCTCGCCTCTGTTTTCCGAGGTGGCTCCGTCCTCGATGACGTGGACTTCGATGTGCCGTCCAGCGGAGGCTGGATCGGCTTGTTGTCGCCCGAACGGCCATTTCCACCGAGGCTTTCCTGGGTTGCGATCGCTATTGGTATTGGTGGGTGAGGTTCGAGGTTTTCCTCTTTTGCGTGGGGTTGGTTGGTTGGGTTGCTGGGGTTGGAGGCTGGTGAGGTTGCCGTCGGTGCCGCGGGTGCAGTACCAGACGAGTAATTCGGCGTCTTCAATGTTGGATATGTCGGGTTGTTGCCATTCGCTGCTAATACGGACGCAGGGATTACCGGCGGGGTCGGGGTTGGTGATGGTGGTGTCGAAGACGATGCTCTGGCCATAGGTTCCGGTATCGGTGATGACATAGCGGCGGTCGTCGAAAAACACGACGGCAGTGTCGATGTCGCTATCTGTCTCCACACGGTCGATGACTTGACCGAAGAGGTTGTCGGCATCAGGGTCGAGGTGGATTTTGACGAGTTGGGTGGCGATGGCGTCTCTGAGGTGAGTCCATTTCTTCTGCCATGGTTTGCACTTGGGTTCGTTGAGACCGAGTGTCCACACGACTTCGGCTGTTCGGTTGATGCCGTCGAGCAGCTTCCGGGCGCGGGCGGCGACAGCCGGGTCCTGCAGTGCCTTATCTTCTCCGAAGATTCGGCGGATGACGGACACGAACGCGATGGAGCCGAATGCCGCGGCCATACCTATGGCTGTGGCCGCGGGTCCCCATGCCCCGATTGCGCTGGCGGTGCCGAAGGCGCCCAGCCCTCCTGTGGCCATAGATGTCATATTGCGGAGGGCACCCACACGTCCGCTCACTTCATCCGGGACCGTCCGGTCCACATGGGAGTTGATAGCAGTATTGCTCGGATAGAAGACCATCCAGGCGCCTGCAAGTATCCCCGAGGCCGCCCAGGGGCCGGGGGCGGTTGCCATCGCGATGGCCGCCCCTCCCGCGACGACCAATTTGGCGGTGAGTAGCCTGCTGATTCTGACTGCTTGCGCCCGCTCGTCCTCCAACCGCTTGATGCGTACCGCGTTCGAGAGAAAGATCGCGATAGGAGCGATCGTCGCCGCCAGTCCCTTCTGCCCCGGTGAAAGCCCGGAGTCGGCGACCAGCCACGTGACCTGAGCCGTTTGCGCACCTAGAAAGAGCCAGGTGATACCCCAGTTGGCGTTGATTTCTCGAAGCAGGCGATCGTCCTGGAACGTGTGCACACCTTCACGGATCGACTTGATGAAGCTTTTCCAGGCACTTTCCGATTCTGAAGTTTTCGGCGCGGCCGGGGTGTCCGGCACCAGCGGCATGGTCACAGCGCTCAGGAAGTTC
Protein-coding sequences here:
- a CDS encoding ATP-binding protein, with amino-acid sequence MSRIADRIQQVRRQRFVGRTAETAFFRAALTTESPLFSAVFVHGEGGVGKTALLRVWGEIAEAAGAVAVRVDARSVEPSPVALLAVLAASLGLEQGCSPIDALARGPRHVLLLDPYDSLAPIDEWIRERFLPELPGTALVVIASRNPPSPEWISDPGWRESLRSVPLRNLPPEDARSYLRVEKVPEPLHDQVLAATHGHPLALSLLVDVIRQHDRDHRTIAEVDLRDTPDVVRVLMERIIAAVPSPRHRRALEVCAHTRVTTEETLRAVLGGDDAGELFGWLRRLSFVEEGETGVFPHELARDVIDADLQWRDRASYTAMHRRVRRHVLGHLKHDAGRVQQQAVADLVFLQRVHPPIRAFMDWSSLGWHYPDTLVPGDREALLDMTRRWQGSESAELVAYWLDRQPHAFVIVRGHSGPPLGFGARLRLHEATAADLSADPGANAMWEYAQRHGPPQPGEEVLASRFFMDRDLYQQPSPSFTVITIGYMQRSLANPHVRWDFLGGYESVDPLSPLFSYVDYHRAPEADYRVGDRHYQVVARDCRHGLEAWLDLLAEREVSGYDPSTSPVAHPVPAITWSRPEFREAVRQALRDLHRIDKLAQNPLLRTRQVQNQSGATSAATALAGIVRQAAETLREDPRDAKLFRAIDRTYLRPAVTQERAAEVLGLPFSTYRRHLTAGVARIVDLLWQREVHRSREPGLHLRHPATRSPGR